agttcaaagtatgctgaacgagaaaatcatatcgcccagagagcgttttttagttttggaaaataaatttcgatcaaagttttcaagttttccttgataaattattgatttcgtattgataatcgaatatctgccgtcggacccatttcccaatactcaaatttggccagaatgtagttcaaagtatgctgaacgagaaaatcatatcgcccagagagcgttttttagttttggaaaataaatttcgatcaaagttttcaagttttccttgacgaattattgatttcgtattgattaccaaatatctgccgtcggacccatttcccaatactcaaattcggccagaatgtagctcaaagtatgctgaacgagaaaatcatatcgcccagagagcgttttttagttttggaaaataaatttcgatcaaagttttcaagttttcctttataaattattgatttcgtattgataatcgaatatctgccgtcggacccatttcccaatactcaaatttggccagaatgtagttcaaagtatgctgaacgagaaaatcatatcgcccagagagcgttttttagttttggaaaataaatttcgatcaaagttttcaattttccttgataaattattgatttcgtattgataatcgaatatctgccgtcggacccatttcccaatactcaaattcggccagaatgtagttcaaagtatgctgaacgagaaaatcatatcgtccagagagcgttttttagttttggaaaacaaatttcgatcaaagttttcaagttttccttgataaattattgatttcgtattgataatcgaatatctgccgtcgaacccatttcccaatactcaaattcgaccagaatgtagttcaaagtatgctgaacgagaaaatcatatcgtccagagagcgttttttagttttggataataaatttcgatcaaagttttcaagttttccttgataaattattgatttcgtattgataatcgaatatctgccgtcggacccatttcccaatactcaaatttggccagaatgtagttcaaagtatgctgaacgagaaaatcatatcggctagagagcgttttttagttttggaaaataaatttgagcaAAACTTTTCAATCTTTAACTGGTGGGGGAATTGTACTGAAGTGCATAAAATCACGAGTAGATGGCGATTCAGAAGAttgatattatgttatattgattgttttattgataatcgaatatctgccgtcggacccatttcccaatactcaaattcggccagaatgtagttcaaagtatgctgaacgagaaaatcatatcgcccagagagcgttttttagttttagaaaataaatttcgatcagttttcaagttttccttgataaattattgatttcgtattgataatcgaatatctgccgtcggacccatttcccaatactcaaatttggccagaatgtagttcaaagtatgctgaacgagaaaatcatatcgcccagagagcgttttttagttttggaaaataaatttcgatcaaagttttcaagttttccttgataaattattgatttcgtattgataatcgaatatctgccgtcggacccatttcccaatactcaaatttggccagaatgtagttcaaagtatgctgaacgagaaaatcatatcgtccagagagcgttttttagttttggaaaataaatttcgatcaaagttttcaagttttccttgataaattattgatttcgtattgataatcgaatatctgccgtcggacccatttcccaatactcaaatttggccagaatgtagttcaaagtatgctgaacgagaaaatcatatcgcccagagagcgttttttagttttagaaaataaatttcgatcaaagttttcaagttttcctggataaattattgatttcgtattgataatcgaatatctgccgtcggacccatttcccaatactcaaatttggccagaatgtagttcaaagtatgctgaacgagaaaatcatatcggctagagagcgttttttagttttggaaaataaatttgagcaAAACTTTTCAATCTTTAACTGGTGGGGGAATTGTACTGAAGTGCATAAAATCACGAGTAGATGGCGTTTCAGAAGAttgatattatgttatattgattgttttattgataatcaaatatctgccgtcggacccatttcccaatactcaaattcggccagaatgtagttcaaagtatgctgaacgagaaaatcatatcgcccagagagcgttttttagttttagaaaataaatttcgatcagttttcaagttttcctagataaattattgatttcgtattgataatcgaatatctgccgtcggacccatttcccaatactcaaatttggccagaatgtagttcaaagtatgctgaacgagaaaatcatatcgcccagagagcgttttttagttttggaaaataaatttcgatcaaagttttcaagttttccttgacgaattattgatttcgtattgattaccaaatatctgccgtcgaacccatttcccaatactcaaattcggccagaatgtagttcaaagtatgctgaacgagaaaatcatatcgcccagagagcgttttttagttttggaaaataaatttcgatcaaagtttttaaggtttccttgataaattattgatttcgtattgataatcgaatatctgccgtcggacccatttcccaatactcaaatttggccagaatgtagctcaaagtatgctgaacgagaaaatcatatcgtccagagagcgttttttagttttggaaaataaatttcgatcaaagttttcaagttttccttgataaattattgatttcgtattgatattcgaatatctgccgtcgggcccatttcccaatactcaaatttggccagaatgtagttcaaagtatgctgaacgagaaaatcatatcgcccagagagcgttttttagttttagaaaataaatttcgatcaaagttttcaaattttccttgataaattattgatttcgtattgataatcgaatatctgccgtcggacccatttcccaatactcaaatttggccagaatgtagttcaaagtatgctgaacgagaaaatcatatcgcccagagagcgttttttagttttggaaaataaatttcgatcaaagtttttaaggtttccttgataaattattgatttcgtattgataatcgaatatctgccgtcgaacccatttcccaatactcaaattcggccagaatgtagttcaaagtatgctgaacgagaaaatcatatcgcccagagagcgttttttagttttggaaaataaatttcgatcaaagttttcaagctttccttgataaattattgatttcgtattgataatcgaatatctgccgtcggacccatttcccaatactcaaattcggccagaatgtagttcaaagtatgctgaacgagaaaatcatatcgtccagagagcgttttttagttttggaaaataaatttcgatcaaagttttcaagttttccttgataaattattgatttcgtattgataatcgaatatctgccgtcggacccatttcccaatactcaaatttggccagaatgtagttcaaagtatgctgaacgagaaaatcatatcgcccagagagcgttttttagttttggaaaataaatttcgatcaaagttttcaagttttccctgacgaattattgatttcgtattgataatcgaatatctgccgtcggacccatttcccaatactcaaattcggccagaatgtagttcaaagtatgctgaacgagaaaatcatatcgcccagagagcgttttttagttttagaaaataaatttcgatcaaagttttcaaattttccttgataaattattgatttcgtattgataatcgaatatctgccgtcggacccatttcccaatactcaaatttggccagaatgtagttcaaagtatgctgaacgagaaaatcatatcgcccagagagcgttttttagttttggaaaataaatttcgatcaaagttttcaagttttccttgacgaattattgatttcgtattgattaccaaatatctgccgtcggacccatttcccaatactcaaatttggccagaatgtagttcaaagtatgctgaacgagaaaatcatatcgcccagagagcgttttttagttttggaaaataaatttcgatcaaagttttcaagttttccttgataaattattgatttcgtattgataatcgaatatctgccgtcggacccatttcccaatactcaaatttggccagaatgtagttcaaagtatgctgaacgagaaaatcatatcgcccagagagcgttttttagttttggaaaataaatttcgatcaaagttttaaagttttccttgataaattattgatttcgtattgataatcgaatatctgccgtcggacccatttcccaatactcaaatttggccagaatgtagttcaaagtatgctgaacgagaaaatcatatcgcccagagagcgttttttagttttggaaaataaatttcgatcaaagttttcaagttttccctgacgaattattgatttcgtattgataatcgaatatctgccgtcggacccatttcccaatactcaaattcggccagaatgtagttcaaagtatgctgaacgagaaaatcatatcgcccagagagcgttttttagttttggaaaataaatttcgatcaaagttttaaagttttccttgataaattattgatttcgtattgataatcgaatatctgccgtcggacccatttcccaatactcaaatttggccagaatgtagttcaaagtatgctgaacgagaaaatcatatcgcccagagagcgttttttagttttggaaaataaatttcgatcaaagttttaaagttttccttgataaattattgatttcgtattgataatcgaatatctgccgtcggacccatttcccaatactcaaatttggccagaatgtagttcaaagtatgctgaacgagaaaatcatatcgcccagagagcgttttttagttttggaaaataaatttcgatcaaagttttcaagttttccttgacgaattattgatttcgtattgataatcgaatatctgccgtcggacccatttcccaatactcaaattcggccagaatgtagttcaaagtatgctgaacgagaaaatcatatcgcccagagagcgttttttagttttggaaaataaatttcgatcaaagttttaaagttttccttgataaattattgatttcgtattgataatcgaatatctgccgtcggacccatttcccaatactcaaatttggccagaatgtagttcaaagtatgctgaacgagaaaatcatatcgcccagagagcgttttttagttttggaaaataaatttcgatcaaagttttcaagttttccgtgacgaattattgatttcgtattgataatcgaatatctgccgtcggacccatttcccaatactcaaattcggccagaatgtagttcaaagtatgctgaacgagaaaatcatatcgcccagagagcgttttttagttttggaaaataaatttcgatcaaagttttcaagttttccttgacgaattattgatttcgtattgatattcgaatatctgccgtcgggcccatttcccaatactcaaatttggccagaatgtagttcaaagtatgctgaacgagaaaatcatatcgcccagagagcgttttttagttttagaaaataaatttcgatcaaagttttcaagttttccttgataaattattgatttcgtattgataatcgaatatctgccgtcgggcccatttcccaatactcaaatttggccagaatgtagttcaaagtatgctgaacgagaaaatcatatcgcccagagagcgttttttagttttagaaaataaatttcgatcaaagttttcaagttttccttgataaattattgatttcgtattgataatcgaatatctgccgtcggacccatttcccaatactcaaatttggccagaatgtagttcaaagtatgctgaacgagaaaatcatatcgcccagagagcgttttttagttttggaaaataaatttcgatcaaagtttttaaggtttccttgataaattattgatttcgtattgataatcgaatatctgccgtcgaacccatttcccaatactcaaattcggccagaatgtagttcaaagtatgctgaacgagaaaatcatatcgcccagagagcgttttttagttttggaaaataaatttcgatcaaagttttcaagctttccttgataaattattgatttcgtattgataatcgaatatctgccgtcggacccatttcccaatactcaaattcggccagaatgtagttcaaagtatgctgaacgagaaaatcatatcgtccagagagcgttttttagttttggaaaataaatttcgatcaaagttttcaagttttccttgataaattattgatttcgtattgataatcgaatatctgccgtcggacccatttcccaatactcaaatttggccagaatgtagttcaaagtatgctgaacgagaaaatcatatcgcccagagagcgttttttagttttggaaaataaatttcgatcaaagttttcaagttttccttgacgaattattgatttcgtattgattaccaaatatctgccgtcggacccatttcccaatactcaaatttggccagaatgtagttcaaagtatgctgaacgagaaaatcatatcgcccagagagcgttttttagttttggaaaataaatttcgatcaaagttttcaagttttccttgataaattattgatttcgtattgataatcgaatatctgccgtcggacccatttcccaatactcaaatttggccagaatgtagttcaaagtatgctgaacgagaaaatcatatcgcccagagagcgttttttagttttggaaaataaatttcgatcaaagttttaaagttttccttgataaattattgatttcgtattgataatcgaatatctgccgtcggacccatttcccaatactcaaatttggccagaatgtagttcaaagtatgctgaacgagaaaatcatatcgcccagagagcgttttttagttttggaaaataaatttcgatcaaagttttcaagttttccttgacgaattattgatttcgtattgattaccaaatatctgccgtcggacccatttctgaatactcaaattcggccagaatgtagttcaaagtatgctgaacgagaaaatgatATCgccaaaggattttttttaattttggaaatattttttttttcagttttcaaatttttgttcgattataaaatatttctcgtctgacccatatcgcaATGTTTTGATTTGGTCTGAATGTTTTTCACGTTTCaagtatttgaatatttttaatccggaacacatgctttcgatcTGTtgtttcttttcaaatatcgtgTTGAATTCCGTATGAAGTTTTCATGCTTACTATTAGTGTCATAATAACTCATTGATACCGTTGGCGGACAATTGATTGGTTAGTCGTGGATAATTTAGGCTGAAAGTGATTTTTCCGAACAGTAATATTTTCTATTTAATACGCTTATTCGACATAGCATAATTCTTAAACAAATCGATATATGATTCACATATTGCGGATTTCAACATATATGTACACGCTTgcaattgttattttttttttcctacTTTCGAAATTGTCCAACGTATTGCTCATCCTTTTTTTTCTGGTGGGGGAGTTCCCAGCTTTTTTATTTTGACGgtagatggcgcttcgaagaaGATATTTGATTAATTTTTTGGTGAATACCTCCCTGAGCTGGTGGGGGAATTCCCAGCTTTTATTTTTCACGAGTAGGTGGCGCTGCGGTAGTTGCTTAGTACGTATTCTCCTGAAAAGGTTCTTGTCTCGGACTGGTGGCTCAGCCAGCGGGTGGGCCGTTTCACGGCGGTATCGAAGCACCCCTCCGCCTGCGGATGACAGCTCGCTAACGACTGTCATCTACCTGCGACCGCAGCAGCAGTAAATTAACAGACAGCAGACGAAACGATTAGTTTCATTTGGAAAGTGTTTTGCATTAATAGGGAGATTTAACCTATTCGTTTAATTATTAGGAATTCGTACGGTCATCAAGTTTTTGTTGTTCTGATTAGCTCAGCAGTTCCAGAAAATAAAAGCATTCTAAATCGTAGACGGACCAATTTTTCTTCGCTGATTGTGAGTgtgctctctctatctctctcccCGTCTGAAGGGTAGTGAAAAAATCCACTGCGACGGGACGGAATTGACAACAAAACGATGAGCTCATCACACTGGGAAGATTTCTACGCGACCCATTTGCCCCCGAACTGCTTCGAGGATCACCGGTCGCTGCTGAAAGAATTTTGCGACCGACACTACAAACTCAAGAGCAACATCGTCCTCATTACGGTAGGTTTCCGTCCGTGAAAAAGAAGGTCGCTTCAGGCAGTGGCACTGGAGTAGTGGGTGGTTGTTGGTGGTTGGTAAAAAAGGGTCAAGGTGAAACGTGAATTGGGTCAACTGCGAGCAGCAGCAGTAGAACTTTAGAAGTTGGTAGCTTTGAAAAATCTAATTTAATTTCCAACCCATTCTAGTCGGGTGGCACCACTGTTCCGCTGGAACACAACACGGTGCGATTTGTGGACAACTTCAGTGCCGGTAATCGTGGCTCGGCATCGGCCGAGTACTTCCTGGACCATGGCTATGCGGTCATTTTCATGTACCGCACCAAATCGTTGGAACCGTTCTCGAGGCATTTCACCGGTCAACAGTTGCTCGATATGCTGGAATTGCATGAGGAAGGAATGAGCACCACAATCACCGGTAGCCGATTAGTGTTTGCCGTTTGCTGGGTGAAATAATTACGATTGATTGGTTTTTTTTATAGTGAAACCAGATTCCGTGGACGTGTTGGCACCGATTTTGGATAAATATAAAAATGCCCAGGAAATGAACCGGATGCTGTATATCACCTTTACCAGCGTAGTCGATTACATGTGGTTACTGCGGGCGGCTTGCGAATGTTTGGCAGCATTCGAGCGAGATGCCGTTCTGTATTTGGCAGCCGCAGTGTCCGATTTTTACGTGCCCCAGGATGACATGCCGACACACAAGATTCAGTCGGGTCATGGTGCTCCCACGATTTCGCTACAGTTGGTACCGAAAATGCTCGCACCACTGGTCAGCCTGTGGGTTCCGCTGGCCTACGTCGTTTCGTTCAAGCTGGAAACGGACGAGAGTATTCTGATTGCCAAATCACGTGAAAGTTTAAACAAATACAAGCACAAACTGGTGATTGCCAACATCCTGCAGACTCGCAAAAATCGAGTGGTTTTTGTGACGCCCACCAAAGCGTACGACGTGCTGCTGTCGAAGGAACAGGCCCACAAGGGTCAGGAGATCGAGGAGCACATCGTTGCCGATGTCGTCCGTCGGCACCAGGAGTTTGTGCAGGACGGTGAACTGCAGCAGTttcagcaacaacagcagcagcaacaatgaCCCTTACGATCTCCGCGGTCACTCGTGGCGGGAGGATCGCAGTATCAGTTCGGACAGCACCAAGCACAGATgttgcagcaacagcagcaaccgTCGCTGCCACCGCAACACCATCCGGCACAGGTCGATTGTCGGGTGACGATGCCGCACTTTTGCAAGATACTGAATCCGGGGAGAAAATATTGAACGTGATTTGAGatggataatttttgtttgtttgctgaAAATCGTTGATTTAATAAGGTGTACTGTTGGAAACTCGTGTGTGTAGTTGTATATTAGCTGTGTTGTTCTAAGGGAAAC
This genomic window from Malaya genurostris strain Urasoe2022 chromosome 1, Malgen_1.1, whole genome shotgun sequence contains:
- the LOC131433245 gene encoding phosphopantothenate--cysteine ligase encodes the protein MSSSHWEDFYATHLPPNCFEDHRSLLKEFCDRHYKLKSNIVLITSGGTTVPLEHNTVRFVDNFSAGNRGSASAEYFLDHGYAVIFMYRTKSLEPFSRHFTGQQLLDMLELHEEGMSTTITVKPDSVDVLAPILDKYKNAQEMNRMLYITFTSVVDYMWLLRAACECLAAFERDAVLYLAAAVSDFYVPQDDMPTHKIQSGHGAPTISLQLVPKMLAPLVSLWVPLAYVVSFKLETDESILIAKSRESLNKYKHKLVIANILQTRKNRVVFVTPTKAYDVLLSKEQAHKGQEIEEHIVADVVRRHQEFVQDGELQQFQQQQQQQQ